One Bacillus sp. FJAT-52991 genomic region harbors:
- a CDS encoding nucleotidyltransferase domain-containing protein, translated as MKTRILTTINEIEKHHQVKIVYACESGSRAWGFPSKDSDYDVRFIYVHKKDHYLSIDPVGVGKKRDVIELPIDDLLDMSGWELTKALKLFRKSNPPLLEWMHSPIVYYTAFSTMERMKQLEKDIFAPHSCMYHYLNMTRKNYREHLQRDQVKLKKYFYALRPVLASKWIEQFNEFPPLEFQTLLENMIPEGKVKSEIERLLKRKMAGDELDKEAPISLINEFLHEEIIRLEAYAKTMNCALPDPTEKLDTFFRETLDEVWQG; from the coding sequence ATGAAAACAAGAATTTTAACAACCATCAATGAAATAGAAAAACATCATCAAGTCAAAATCGTCTACGCCTGCGAATCTGGAAGCCGGGCTTGGGGATTCCCTTCTAAAGATAGTGATTACGATGTGCGATTTATTTATGTACATAAGAAAGATCATTATTTAAGCATTGATCCTGTGGGTGTTGGCAAAAAGCGAGATGTGATTGAGCTGCCAATTGATGATCTGCTCGATATGAGCGGATGGGAGCTGACGAAAGCGTTGAAACTTTTTCGCAAATCGAATCCGCCGCTTTTGGAGTGGATGCATTCACCGATCGTTTATTACACTGCTTTTTCAACGATGGAGCGGATGAAACAACTTGAGAAAGATATATTTGCGCCTCACTCGTGTATGTATCATTACTTAAATATGACGCGCAAAAATTACCGTGAGCATTTGCAGCGTGATCAAGTGAAGCTAAAAAAATATTTTTATGCGCTTCGCCCCGTTCTCGCCTCTAAATGGATCGAGCAATTCAATGAATTTCCACCGCTTGAGTTTCAAACATTGCTAGAAAACATGATCCCTGAAGGAAAGGTTAAAAGCGAGATAGAGAGGCTGCTAAAAAGAAAAATGGCCGGTGACGAGCTGGATAAAGAGGCGCCCATCTCATTGATTAATGAGTTTCTTCACGAAGAAATCATTCGCCTTGAAGCCTACGCTAAAACGATGAACTGCGCCCTTCCCGATCCGACGGAAAAATTAGATACGTTCTTTAGGGAAACATTGGACGAGGTTTGGCAAGGGTAA
- a CDS encoding multicopper oxidase — translation MNEEKSKQLLSNSLTKFIDPLPIPRTLQPISRKKQCSYYEVTMSEFTQQLHSELPFPTTVWGYEGTYPGPTFEVNRGECVHVKWKNNLPLDHLLPVDQTVHGAAPTNLEVRTVVHLHGGSTPPESDGYPEAWFSKDFENVGPLFEQKTYQYPNDQRATALWYHDHALGITRLNVYAGLAGFYLIRDNEEKSLKLPEGPYEIPLVIQDRSFNEDGSLFYPSCPNELENGSCEGDGLPDPSIIPEFFGNTILVNGKVWPFLNVEPRKYRFRLLNGSNSRFYILKFDNKNLQFIQIGTDGGLLETPVTLKEIILGPAERADVIVDFTKFDGKEIVLRNLGPDGPFTGVSEDPADPNTTGQVMKFKVVKHLEGTDKSKVPTKLSKIKRLSPEDACKQRELSLIEAEDEFGRLKLLLDNKEWMNLISETPILGTTEVWNLVNTTPDTHPIHVHLVQFQILERRPFNVQKFLDTGEVIYTGEAVQPDLNERGWKDTVRANPGEVTSIIAQFSPYPGKYVWHCHILEHEDHEMMRPYEVIKSKCKHHKFDDCPNCKQDPYEGPRKKYCKCKHHKIEDKFL, via the coding sequence ATGAATGAAGAAAAAAGTAAGCAGTTGTTAAGTAATTCATTGACGAAGTTTATAGACCCACTTCCTATTCCGCGTACTCTTCAGCCAATAAGTAGAAAAAAACAGTGTTCTTACTACGAAGTTACAATGTCTGAATTTACACAGCAATTGCACAGTGAACTGCCCTTCCCTACAACTGTTTGGGGGTATGAAGGAACGTATCCGGGTCCAACTTTTGAAGTGAATAGAGGAGAATGTGTTCATGTAAAGTGGAAGAACAACTTACCATTAGATCATCTACTCCCTGTTGATCAAACCGTTCATGGAGCAGCTCCTACTAATCTAGAAGTTCGAACAGTTGTGCATCTTCACGGTGGTTCAACACCGCCAGAGAGTGACGGCTATCCAGAAGCTTGGTTCTCGAAGGATTTTGAGAACGTTGGTCCATTATTTGAGCAAAAAACTTATCAATATCCAAATGATCAACGGGCAACAGCCCTTTGGTATCACGACCATGCATTGGGCATAACGAGATTGAATGTATATGCTGGGTTAGCTGGGTTTTACTTAATTCGCGATAATGAAGAAAAATCACTAAAGCTTCCAGAAGGCCCGTATGAAATTCCTTTGGTTATCCAAGATCGTTCCTTCAATGAGGATGGTTCATTGTTCTATCCAAGTTGTCCGAATGAGCTAGAAAATGGAAGCTGTGAAGGAGATGGACTACCGGACCCTTCTATCATTCCTGAGTTTTTCGGGAATACGATTCTTGTAAATGGAAAGGTTTGGCCATTCTTAAATGTTGAGCCACGAAAATACCGCTTCCGTTTATTAAATGGATCAAATTCTCGCTTTTATATTTTAAAATTTGATAATAAGAATTTACAATTTATACAAATCGGAACTGATGGTGGCTTATTAGAAACTCCTGTTACGTTAAAAGAAATCATTCTTGGACCAGCTGAAAGAGCTGATGTTATTGTTGATTTCACAAAGTTTGACGGGAAAGAAATAGTGTTACGAAATCTTGGTCCAGATGGTCCGTTTACTGGTGTATCTGAAGATCCTGCAGATCCAAATACAACTGGTCAAGTGATGAAATTTAAGGTCGTCAAACATTTAGAGGGAACTGATAAGAGTAAAGTACCAACAAAACTTTCTAAAATTAAAAGATTATCTCCAGAAGATGCTTGTAAACAAAGAGAACTAAGTTTAATTGAAGCAGAGGATGAATTTGGCCGTTTAAAGCTACTTCTTGACAATAAAGAATGGATGAACTTAATATCAGAGACACCTATTTTAGGAACTACTGAGGTATGGAACCTAGTAAATACCACACCAGATACTCACCCTATTCATGTACACCTAGTTCAATTTCAAATACTAGAAAGAAGACCTTTTAATGTGCAAAAATTTTTAGATACAGGTGAAGTAATCTACACCGGTGAAGCGGTACAACCTGATCTCAATGAAAGAGGTTGGAAGGATACAGTAAGAGCAAATCCTGGAGAAGTAACATCGATTATCGCACAATTCTCTCCTTACCCTGGAAAATACGTGTGGCATTGTCACATTCTAGAACATGAGGATCATGAAATGATGCGTCCATACGAAGTTATAAAATCAAAGTGTAAACATCATAAATTCGATGATTGTCC